The proteins below are encoded in one region of Citrobacter enshiensis:
- a CDS encoding APC family permease — MPQKHQLRRVLKTPALVAFGLAYMVPLGVFTTYGQVTVLSEGHLPVAYLVTIATILFTALSYCRMTSALPLAGSAYSYVQRSFGGRMGFLVGWAQILDYLFLPILNYLVLGIFLHEAFPAIPAPVFVLASIISVSLLNILGVRLMTSVNFTLIAAQLIFIVLFIALSFSQADLSPDALLRPLLVDSGHLGGLLAGAAVLCLAFLGFDAIATMAEEADDAKRTLPRAIIITVLLAGVIFIAVSYAAHLIYPDWQSLIPVQDTASLVVSEKVGGKWMYNFFMAAYLTGVYASAMTAQTGVSRIFYAMGREGVLPRKIFFHLHSRFHTPYRAIIFVALVSLTALELSLDLVVSMISFGALVAFTFVNLSVIKHFLINEQRRGVPALFHYGLLPLLGVGMSVWLWTNLAPDALKVGLVWLAVGFAWLLYMTRGLRQSPPSVDYDEIAHLIE; from the coding sequence ATGCCACAAAAACATCAGCTACGAAGAGTGCTTAAAACACCGGCCCTGGTCGCATTTGGTCTGGCGTATATGGTTCCGCTGGGAGTATTTACCACCTACGGACAGGTGACTGTCCTCAGTGAAGGGCATTTGCCCGTTGCCTATCTCGTGACCATTGCGACGATTCTGTTTACTGCGTTGAGTTACTGTCGTATGACCAGCGCGCTGCCGCTGGCAGGTTCTGCTTATTCCTATGTTCAGCGCAGTTTTGGCGGCAGAATGGGATTCTTAGTGGGATGGGCGCAGATCCTGGATTATTTATTCCTGCCAATTCTGAATTATCTTGTTTTAGGCATCTTCCTGCACGAAGCATTCCCGGCGATCCCGGCTCCTGTCTTTGTTCTGGCATCTATTATATCGGTCAGTCTGCTGAATATTCTTGGCGTACGACTGATGACATCCGTTAATTTCACATTAATCGCGGCACAGTTAATTTTTATCGTGCTGTTTATCGCGCTTTCTTTTAGCCAGGCCGATTTGAGTCCGGATGCGCTGCTGCGCCCTCTGTTAGTGGATAGCGGGCATCTGGGCGGATTACTGGCCGGTGCGGCGGTGCTTTGTTTGGCATTTTTGGGGTTTGACGCTATTGCGACAATGGCGGAAGAAGCCGATGATGCGAAACGGACGTTACCTCGCGCCATTATCATTACCGTCCTCCTGGCCGGCGTTATCTTTATCGCCGTGTCGTACGCTGCGCATTTGATCTACCCGGACTGGCAATCGCTGATTCCGGTTCAGGATACCGCAAGCCTGGTGGTGTCGGAAAAAGTGGGTGGCAAATGGATGTACAACTTCTTTATGGCGGCTTACCTGACCGGCGTTTATGCCTCTGCAATGACGGCGCAGACCGGCGTATCGCGTATCTTCTATGCCATGGGACGTGAAGGCGTATTGCCGAGAAAAATCTTTTTCCATCTGCATTCGCGTTTCCATACGCCGTATCGGGCGATTATTTTCGTGGCGCTGGTTTCCCTGACGGCGCTGGAGTTGAGCCTGGATCTTGTCGTCTCGATGATCAGTTTCGGGGCGCTCGTCGCGTTTACATTTGTGAATCTCAGCGTCATCAAGCACTTCCTGATCAATGAACAACGCCGTGGCGTACCTGCGCTGTTTCACTATGGTCTGCTGCCGTTACTGGGCGTAGGGATGTCGGTGTGGCTGTGGACGAACCTGGCGCCGGATGCGTTAAAAGTGGGCCTTGTGTGGCTGGCGGTTGGGTTTGCCTGGCTGCTGTATATGACGCGGGGTTTGCGCCAGTCGCCGCCGTCAGTCGATTATGATGAAATCGCTCATCTGATTGAGTAA
- a CDS encoding amidohydrolase, with the protein MMPDSLNPDVIYHNGKIYTADKSDQFCEAIAIKQGYITAVGSSHELLALAGTQTEVIDLEKRVVLPGLIDSHMHPFWGGKQLRGCNLNYAALTVEETLALLQQHLDEDPLKEEDDWLSVRAWQRQAMIPAGADMCRQSLDTLNTRRPVVLFSNDCHTLAANSRALEMLGITEETPVPADGKIGRDEEGRLNGILEDAPAMRAFDSIPTGTPEQCVLIARHVQRVLNQQGVTTVMDTRVYEEQLKAFAVLRDSGELTLRMCGAREITPDSVAGPQDAARALDELVAFNQRWNDPVWQPAPGFGVSHVKFFVDGVLQPPTMTASLLQPYRKNRGTHAQPDWQPTEDYGDLYFTPEVFNALVKECGRTGVHPHMHTVAEGAIEMALDALQEMRQAWPQKDVRPGLAHNELAAAHQYARFAELDVTAVLSYQWAGLPAVLIDEERAMLGEARFPHLEPQGRFLDAGARLAYGSDWPIDRLDEWYNLQIAMTRRAWDAEGNPAGPRLDNDRNLTLTEVLRSATIDAAYMIARDGEVGSLEPGKLADLIVLKDDIFSNPPETLFKTRVLRTVVGGKVVWQDA; encoded by the coding sequence ATGATGCCTGACTCCCTGAATCCCGATGTGATTTACCATAACGGTAAAATTTATACGGCAGATAAGTCCGATCAATTTTGTGAAGCTATCGCCATCAAACAAGGCTATATCACCGCTGTCGGCAGCAGTCATGAACTGCTGGCGCTGGCGGGGACGCAAACGGAAGTGATTGACCTTGAAAAAAGGGTCGTTCTGCCGGGACTTATCGACAGTCATATGCATCCATTCTGGGGAGGCAAGCAGCTTCGCGGCTGTAACCTGAACTATGCGGCGCTGACCGTGGAAGAGACGCTGGCGCTTCTCCAGCAGCACCTTGATGAGGATCCGCTGAAGGAAGAAGACGACTGGCTATCGGTGCGTGCGTGGCAGCGTCAGGCGATGATCCCGGCGGGTGCCGACATGTGTCGTCAATCGCTGGATACGCTGAACACGCGCCGCCCGGTGGTGCTTTTTTCCAATGACTGCCATACGCTGGCAGCCAACAGCCGTGCGCTGGAGATGCTGGGCATCACCGAAGAAACCCCGGTTCCGGCGGATGGCAAAATCGGCCGGGATGAAGAGGGGCGTTTAAACGGAATTCTGGAGGATGCGCCAGCCATGCGCGCTTTCGACAGCATTCCAACCGGTACGCCGGAACAGTGCGTTCTGATTGCCCGTCACGTTCAGCGGGTGCTGAATCAGCAGGGCGTGACCACGGTCATGGATACCCGGGTGTACGAAGAGCAGCTGAAGGCGTTCGCCGTTCTGCGCGATAGCGGCGAGTTAACCCTTCGGATGTGCGGCGCGCGTGAAATTACGCCGGACAGCGTTGCCGGTCCACAGGATGCCGCCCGCGCGCTAGATGAACTGGTCGCCTTTAACCAACGCTGGAATGATCCTGTGTGGCAGCCTGCGCCTGGCTTTGGCGTCAGTCATGTGAAGTTCTTTGTCGATGGTGTGTTGCAACCGCCTACCATGACCGCATCGCTGCTTCAGCCCTACCGTAAAAACAGAGGGACGCACGCACAACCTGACTGGCAGCCGACAGAAGACTACGGCGATCTCTACTTCACCCCCGAGGTATTTAATGCGCTGGTTAAGGAGTGCGGACGCACCGGCGTTCACCCGCACATGCATACGGTGGCGGAAGGGGCGATAGAGATGGCGCTTGATGCGTTGCAGGAGATGCGTCAGGCCTGGCCGCAGAAAGACGTCCGTCCGGGTCTTGCGCACAATGAACTTGCGGCGGCGCATCAGTATGCCCGTTTTGCTGAACTGGATGTCACGGCGGTACTCTCCTATCAGTGGGCGGGATTACCGGCGGTGTTGATTGATGAAGAGCGCGCCATGCTGGGTGAAGCGCGTTTCCCGCATCTTGAACCACAGGGGCGATTCCTTGATGCTGGCGCACGTCTGGCGTATGGCAGCGACTGGCCAATCGACCGCCTTGATGAGTGGTATAACCTGCAAATTGCCATGACGCGCCGGGCGTGGGATGCCGAAGGCAACCCTGCGGGGCCACGTCTTGATAATGACCGCAATTTAACACTGACAGAGGTGTTGCGCTCCGCCACGATCGATGCGGCCTACATGATTGCCCGTGACGGTGAGGTCGGCTCTCTCGAACCGGGCAAGCTGGCCGATCTGATTGTCCTGAAAGACGATATCTTCAGCAATCCTCCCGAAACCTTATTCAAAACGCGCGTGTTGCGTACGGTTGTCGGCGGCAAAGTGGTTTGGCAGGACGCCTGA
- the mpl gene encoding UDP-N-acetylmuramate:L-alanyl-gamma-D-glutamyl-meso-diaminopimelate ligase yields MRIHILGVCGTFMGGLAMLARSLGHEVTGSDANVYPPMSTLLENQGISLIQGYDVSQLDPQPDLVIIGNAMTRGNPCVEAVLEKNIPFMSGPQWLHDFVLRDRWVLAVAGTHGKTTTAGMATWILEVCGYKPGFVIGGVPGNFDVSARLGESEFFVIEADEYDCAFFDKRSKFVHYCPRTLILNNLEFDHADIFDDLKAIQKQFHHLVRIVPGQGKIIWPENDINLKQTMAMGCWSEQELVGEQGHWQAKKLNTEASEWEVWLDGEKVGEVKWALVGEHNMHNGLMAIAAARHVGVMPADAANALGSFVNARRRLELRGQANGVTVYDDFAHHPTAILATLTALRGKVGGTARIIAVLEPRSNTMKMGVCKDDLAPSLGRADEVFLLQPQHIPWQVAEVAEACVQPAHWHADVDTLADMVVKTAQPGDHILVMSNGGFGGIHQKLLDKLAAKAQQ; encoded by the coding sequence ATGCGCATTCATATTTTGGGAGTTTGTGGCACTTTCATGGGCGGTCTGGCGATGCTGGCGCGCTCGCTCGGTCATGAAGTAACGGGTTCGGACGCCAATGTGTATCCGCCGATGAGTACTTTACTTGAGAATCAGGGCATCTCCCTGATTCAGGGTTACGATGTCAGCCAGCTCGACCCACAGCCGGATCTGGTCATTATCGGCAATGCGATGACCCGTGGTAATCCATGCGTTGAGGCGGTGCTGGAAAAAAACATTCCCTTCATGTCTGGCCCACAGTGGCTGCACGACTTTGTTCTGCGCGATCGTTGGGTACTGGCGGTCGCGGGGACGCACGGCAAAACCACCACGGCGGGGATGGCGACCTGGATTCTGGAAGTCTGCGGTTACAAACCGGGTTTCGTAATTGGCGGCGTGCCGGGCAACTTTGACGTCTCCGCTCGCCTTGGCGAGAGCGAATTCTTCGTTATCGAGGCTGATGAGTACGACTGCGCGTTCTTCGACAAGCGCTCCAAGTTCGTTCACTACTGCCCGCGTACGCTGATCCTTAATAACCTTGAGTTTGATCACGCGGATATTTTTGACGATCTGAAAGCGATCCAGAAACAGTTCCATCATCTGGTCCGTATCGTCCCGGGACAAGGGAAGATCATCTGGCCTGAAAACGACATCAACCTGAAGCAGACGATGGCGATGGGATGCTGGAGTGAACAGGAACTGGTTGGCGAGCAGGGCCACTGGCAGGCGAAAAAACTTAACACTGAGGCGTCTGAGTGGGAAGTGTGGCTGGACGGTGAGAAAGTGGGTGAAGTGAAGTGGGCGCTGGTCGGCGAACACAACATGCATAATGGGCTGATGGCGATTGCCGCCGCACGTCACGTGGGCGTGATGCCTGCTGATGCCGCTAACGCGCTAGGATCGTTTGTCAATGCGCGTCGCCGTCTGGAACTGCGCGGGCAGGCCAATGGCGTGACGGTATATGATGATTTTGCGCATCATCCAACGGCCATTCTTGCGACCCTTACCGCCCTGCGCGGTAAAGTGGGCGGCACTGCGCGGATCATCGCGGTACTGGAACCTCGCTCGAACACCATGAAGATGGGGGTCTGCAAAGACGATCTGGCGCCGTCGTTAGGACGTGCGGATGAAGTGTTCCTGCTGCAACCGCAACACATTCCGTGGCAGGTCGCAGAAGTCGCGGAAGCGTGTGTACAGCCTGCGCACTGGCATGCCGATGTGGATACATTAGCGGATATGGTGGTGAAAACCGCCCAGCCAGGCGACCATATTCTGGTGATGAGTAACGGTGGATTCGGTGGGATCCATCAAAAACTGTTAGACAAACTCGCGGCGAAAGCGCAGCAGTGA
- the fbp gene encoding class 1 fructose-bisphosphatase → MKTLGEFIVEKQHEFSHATGELTALLSAIKLGAKIIHRDINKAGLVDILGASGAENVQGEVQQKLDLFANEKLKAALKARDIVAGIASEEEDEIVVFEGCEHAKYVVLMDPLDGSSNIDVNVSVGTIFSIYRRVTPVGTPVTEEDFLQPGNKQVAAGYVVYGSSTMLVYTTGCGVHAFTYDPSLGVFCLSQERMRFPAKGSTYSINEGNYIRFPMGVKKYIKFCQEEDKPTQRPYTSRYIGSLVADFHRNLLKGGIYLYPSTASHPDGKLRLLYECNPMAFLAEQAGGKASDGKERILDITPESLHQRRSFFVGNNHMVEDVERFIREYPDA, encoded by the coding sequence ATGAAAACGTTAGGTGAATTTATTGTCGAAAAGCAGCACGAGTTTTCTCATGCTACGGGTGAACTCACTGCTTTGCTGTCGGCGATAAAACTGGGCGCCAAGATCATCCACCGCGATATCAACAAGGCCGGACTGGTCGATATCCTGGGTGCCAGCGGTGCTGAGAACGTACAGGGCGAAGTTCAACAAAAACTCGACCTGTTCGCGAACGAAAAACTGAAAGCTGCACTGAAGGCGCGTGATATTGTTGCCGGTATCGCCTCTGAAGAAGAAGATGAGATTGTCGTCTTTGAAGGATGTGAACACGCGAAGTATGTTGTCCTGATGGACCCGCTGGATGGTTCTTCCAACATCGATGTGAACGTCTCTGTCGGCACAATTTTCTCCATTTACCGCCGTGTTACGCCTGTTGGCACACCGGTGACCGAAGAAGATTTCCTGCAACCCGGCAACAAGCAGGTGGCTGCGGGTTACGTCGTTTACGGCTCCTCAACCATGCTGGTCTATACCACCGGCTGCGGCGTACATGCCTTCACCTACGATCCCTCTCTCGGCGTTTTCTGCCTCAGCCAGGAGCGTATGCGTTTTCCGGCAAAAGGAAGCACCTATTCCATTAACGAAGGCAACTACATTCGTTTCCCGATGGGCGTGAAGAAATACATCAAGTTCTGCCAAGAAGAAGACAAGCCAACACAGCGCCCGTACACCTCGCGCTACATTGGTTCCCTGGTGGCGGATTTCCATCGTAACCTGCTCAAAGGCGGGATCTACCTCTACCCAAGCACCGCCAGCCACCCGGACGGGAAGCTGCGCCTGCTGTACGAATGCAACCCAATGGCGTTCCTGGCTGAACAAGCCGGCGGCAAAGCCAGTGACGGCAAAGAGCGCATTCTGGATATCACTCCGGAAAGCCTGCACCAGCGCCGTTCGTTCTTCGTGGGTAACAACCATATGGTGGAAGACGTCGAACGCTTTATCCGCGAGTACCCGGACGCGTAA
- a CDS encoding DUF2569 domain-containing protein: MDVNEDEGLRTTCKTCGVAVLPPDDYCKRCADKKLTGIGGWLYITALFLILCILSMALTTISSVLNGLLFDQKPYRTIVFMEAVAGMVLLLITIYTTFLFFRKKRRFPNWFIFLLWGIAIFSITDIWVAVRYLDFTYDASAAWKLVKNALYLAIWSPYFRVSKRVKLTFVN; the protein is encoded by the coding sequence ATGGATGTGAATGAAGATGAGGGATTAAGGACGACATGCAAAACCTGTGGTGTGGCGGTCTTACCGCCGGACGACTACTGCAAACGTTGCGCCGATAAAAAGCTGACGGGGATTGGCGGTTGGCTCTACATAACGGCACTATTTTTGATATTGTGTATACTTTCCATGGCATTAACGACTATCTCTTCTGTATTGAATGGGTTGCTATTTGATCAGAAGCCCTACAGGACAATAGTTTTTATGGAAGCCGTTGCTGGGATGGTTCTGTTATTAATAACGATCTACACCACTTTTTTGTTTTTCAGAAAGAAGCGACGATTTCCCAACTGGTTTATTTTTCTTCTTTGGGGAATAGCGATATTTAGTATTACTGATATATGGGTGGCTGTGCGGTATCTCGATTTCACATACGATGCTTCAGCGGCATGGAAGTTGGTAAAAAATGCATTATATCTGGCAATCTGGAGCCCCTATTTCCGCGTGTCTAAGCGCGTCAAACTGACCTTTGTGAATTAA
- the yjfF gene encoding galactofuranose ABC transporter, permease protein YjfF yields the protein MIKRNLPLMITLGVFVLGYLWCLTQFPGFASTRVICNILTDNAFLGIIAVGMTFVILSGGIDLSVGSVIAFTGVFLAKAIGDWGISPLLAFPLVLAMGCAFGAFMGLLIDALKIPAFIITLAGMFFLRGVSYLVSEESIPINHPVYDTLSSLAWKIPGGGRLSAMGLLMLAVVVVGIFLAHRTRFGNQVYAIGGSATSANLMGISTRSTTIRIYMLSTGLATLAGIVFSLYTQAGYALAGVGVELDAIASVVIGGTLLSGGVGTVLGTLFGVAIQGLIQTYINFDGTLSSWWTKIAIGILLFIFIALQRALTVLWENRQNAVVTRINTASIIE from the coding sequence ATGATAAAACGTAATTTGCCGTTAATGATCACCCTCGGGGTCTTTGTACTGGGTTACCTCTGGTGCCTGACGCAGTTTCCCGGTTTCGCCTCTACGCGGGTTATCTGCAACATCCTGACCGATAATGCGTTCTTAGGGATTATCGCCGTTGGGATGACCTTTGTGATCCTCTCCGGCGGGATCGATCTCTCCGTCGGGTCGGTGATCGCCTTTACCGGTGTGTTCCTGGCGAAAGCGATCGGTGACTGGGGGATCTCGCCGCTGTTGGCGTTTCCGCTGGTGTTGGCGATGGGATGTGCGTTTGGGGCCTTCATGGGACTGCTGATTGATGCGCTGAAGATCCCGGCGTTTATCATTACCCTCGCGGGGATGTTTTTTCTGCGCGGCGTCAGCTATCTGGTTTCCGAAGAGTCGATTCCGATTAACCATCCCGTGTATGACACGCTCTCTAGCCTGGCGTGGAAAATCCCTGGCGGCGGTCGTTTGAGCGCAATGGGGCTGCTGATGCTGGCAGTGGTGGTGGTAGGGATCTTTCTGGCTCATCGTACGCGGTTTGGCAATCAGGTTTACGCTATTGGCGGGAGTGCGACGTCGGCGAACCTGATGGGCATTTCAACGCGCAGCACGACCATTCGCATTTATATGCTCTCGACCGGGCTGGCGACGCTCGCCGGTATTGTGTTCTCTCTCTATACCCAGGCCGGTTACGCGCTGGCGGGTGTTGGTGTCGAGTTGGATGCCATCGCCTCGGTGGTGATAGGCGGCACGCTGTTGAGCGGCGGCGTGGGGACGGTGTTAGGCACACTCTTTGGTGTGGCAATCCAGGGGCTGATTCAGACCTACATTAACTTTGACGGTACGCTCAGTTCCTGGTGGACGAAAATCGCCATCGGCATTTTGTTGTTTATCTTTATTGCATTGCAGCGAGCGCTGACGGTGTTGTGGGAGAATCGGCAGAATGCGGTGGTAACGCGAATTAATACCGCATCAATCATAGAGTAG
- the ytfT gene encoding galactofuranose ABC transporter, ATP-binding protein YtfT, which yields MPQSLPQSTPPKKRFRWSTGMPQLVALALVLLVDSVVAPHFWQVILQDGRLFGSPIDILNRAAPVALLAIGMTLVIATGGIDLSVGAVMAIAGATTAAMTVAGHSLPVVLLAALGTGVLAGLWNGILVAILKIQPFVATLILMVAGRGVAQLITSGQIVTFNAPNLSWFGSGSLLLLPTPVIIAMCTLVLFWLLTRKTALGMFIEAVGINIRAAKNAGVNTRVIVMLTYVLSGVCAAIAGIIVTADIRGADANNAGLWLELDAILAVVIGGGSLMGGRFNLLLSVIGALIIQGMNTGILLSGFPPEMNQVVKAVVVLCVLIVQSQRFISVIKGVRGHDKT from the coding sequence ATGCCTCAATCTCTCCCTCAGTCTACCCCGCCGAAAAAACGCTTTCGCTGGTCGACGGGGATGCCGCAACTGGTGGCGTTAGCGTTGGTGCTGCTGGTGGATAGCGTTGTGGCGCCGCACTTCTGGCAGGTGATATTGCAGGATGGTCGGCTCTTCGGTAGCCCGATTGATATTCTTAACCGCGCCGCGCCTGTGGCGCTGCTGGCGATCGGTATGACGCTGGTGATTGCCACCGGGGGCATCGATCTTTCTGTCGGGGCGGTGATGGCGATAGCCGGGGCGACTACTGCCGCCATGACGGTCGCCGGGCACAGTTTACCTGTCGTTCTGCTTGCCGCGCTGGGAACGGGGGTTCTGGCGGGATTATGGAACGGCATTCTGGTGGCGATCCTTAAAATCCAGCCGTTTGTCGCGACGCTGATCCTGATGGTCGCCGGGCGCGGGGTGGCGCAACTGATTACCTCCGGACAGATTGTGACCTTCAACGCGCCGAATCTCTCGTGGTTTGGCAGCGGATCGCTGTTGCTGTTGCCGACGCCGGTCATTATCGCCATGTGTACGCTGGTGTTGTTCTGGTTGTTGACCCGCAAAACGGCGCTGGGGATGTTTATTGAAGCCGTGGGGATCAACATTCGGGCGGCTAAAAATGCCGGGGTAAACACGCGGGTAATCGTCATGCTCACCTATGTTCTGAGCGGCGTGTGCGCCGCCATCGCCGGGATCATTGTCACCGCCGACATTCGCGGAGCAGACGCCAATAATGCCGGATTATGGCTGGAGCTGGACGCCATTCTGGCGGTGGTGATTGGCGGCGGGTCACTGATGGGAGGGCGGTTTAATCTGCTGCTTTCGGTGATCGGCGCGTTGATTATCCAGGGGATGAATACCGGAATTTTACTGTCTGGCTTTCCGCCGGAGATGAATCAGGTCGTTAAAGCCGTTGTCGTATTGTGCGTGCTGATTGTGCAGTCTCAGCGCTTTATCAGCGTGATAAAAGGAGTGCGTGGTCATGATAAAACGTAA
- the ytfR gene encoding galactofuranose ABC transporter, ATP-binding protein YtfR translates to MTIDQHQEILRTEGLSKFFPGVKALDNVDFSLRRGEIMALLGENGAGKSTLIKALTGVYHAERGTIWLEGQTISPKNTAHAQQLGIGTVYQEVNLLPNMSVADNLFIGREPRRFGLLRRKEMERRATELMASYGFSLDVREPLNRFSVAMQQIVAICRAIDLSAKVLILDEPTASLDTQEVDMLFGLMRHLRDRGVSLIFVTHFLDQVYQVSDRITVLRNGSFVGCRETRELPQIELVKMMLGRELDTHALQRAGRTLLSDKPVAAFKNYGKKGTISPFDLEVRPGEIVGLAGLLGSGRTETAEVIFGIKPADSGSAMFKGKLQTLRSPHQASCLGIGFCPEDRKTDGIIAAASVRENIILALQAQRGWLRPIPRKEQNDIAERFIRQLGIRTPSADQPIEFLSGGNQQKVLLSRWLLTKPQFLILDEPTRGIDVGAHAEIIRLIETLCADGLALLVISSELEELVGYADRVIIMRDRKHVAEIPLAELSVPAIMNAIAA, encoded by the coding sequence ATGACCATCGACCAACATCAGGAAATCCTCCGAACCGAAGGATTAAGCAAATTTTTTCCCGGCGTCAAAGCGCTGGATAATGTCGATTTTAGTCTGCGTCGTGGCGAAATTATGGCGCTGCTGGGGGAAAACGGCGCGGGAAAATCGACGCTGATCAAGGCATTGACCGGTGTGTACCATGCAGAACGCGGCACTATCTGGCTGGAAGGTCAGACGATCTCGCCTAAAAATACGGCCCATGCTCAACAGTTGGGTATCGGTACGGTCTATCAGGAAGTGAATCTGCTGCCGAATATGTCGGTGGCGGATAACCTGTTCATCGGGCGTGAGCCTCGTCGTTTTGGCCTGCTGCGGCGCAAAGAGATGGAAAGGCGCGCCACCGAGCTGATGGCCTCTTACGGATTTTCCCTTGATGTTCGCGAGCCGCTCAACCGATTTTCAGTGGCGATGCAGCAAATCGTGGCGATTTGTCGGGCCATCGATCTTTCCGCGAAGGTGCTGATCCTCGACGAACCGACCGCCAGTCTGGATACCCAGGAAGTCGACATGCTGTTTGGGCTGATGCGCCATCTGCGCGATCGCGGCGTCAGCCTGATTTTCGTGACGCATTTTCTCGATCAGGTGTATCAGGTCAGCGATCGGATCACCGTACTGCGCAATGGCAGCTTTGTCGGCTGTCGTGAAACGCGCGAACTCCCGCAGATCGAACTGGTGAAAATGATGCTGGGGCGTGAGTTAGATACCCATGCCTTGCAGCGTGCAGGAAGAACCCTGTTGAGTGACAAACCGGTGGCGGCATTCAAAAACTATGGCAAAAAAGGGACCATCTCACCCTTTGATCTGGAAGTTCGCCCAGGGGAGATCGTCGGACTGGCGGGGCTTTTAGGATCAGGGCGTACGGAAACCGCAGAGGTGATCTTCGGGATTAAACCCGCAGACAGCGGCAGCGCGATGTTCAAAGGCAAACTGCAAACACTACGCTCGCCGCACCAGGCATCGTGTCTGGGGATCGGCTTTTGCCCGGAAGACAGGAAAACGGATGGCATTATTGCCGCCGCCAGCGTACGGGAAAATATTATTCTGGCGTTACAGGCGCAGCGTGGCTGGTTACGGCCGATTCCCCGCAAAGAGCAAAATGACATTGCTGAACGCTTTATTCGCCAACTGGGTATTCGCACCCCGAGCGCCGATCAGCCGATTGAATTTCTTTCCGGCGGCAATCAGCAAAAAGTGCTGTTGTCACGCTGGTTACTGACCAAACCGCAGTTCCTGATCCTCGATGAACCCACGCGCGGTATCGACGTTGGCGCCCATGCGGAGATCATCCGCTTGATCGAAACGCTGTGCGCAGACGGTCTGGCGTTGTTGGTGATTTCGTCCGAACTGGAAGAGCTGGTGGGGTATGCGGATCGCGTGATTATCATGCGCGATCGCAAACACGTGGCGGAGATCCCGCTGGCGGAACTGTCCGTACCGGCGATCATGAACGCCATTGCGGCCTAA
- the ytfQ gene encoding galactofuranose ABC transporter substrate-binding protein YtfQ — MWKRLLLVTAVSAAMSSMAMAAPLTVGFSQVGSESGWRAAETNVAKSEAQKRGVTLKIADGQQKQENQIKAVRSFVAQGVDAIFIAPVVATGWEPVLKEVKDAGIPVFLLDRSIDVKDKSLYMTTVTANNVLEGQLIGDWLIKEVNGKPCNVVELQGTVGASVAIDRKKGFAEAIAKAPNIKIIRSQSGDFTRSKGKEVMESFIKAENNGKNICMVYAHNDDMVIGAIQAIKEAGLKPGKDILTGSIDGVPDIFKAMMDGEANASVELTPNMAGPAFDALEKYKKDGTMPEKLTLTKSVLYLPDTAKEELEKKKKMGY; from the coding sequence ATGTGGAAGCGCTTACTTTTAGTTACCGCAGTTTCGGCAGCTATGTCGTCTATGGCGATGGCAGCCCCTTTAACCGTAGGATTTTCGCAGGTCGGCTCTGAGTCGGGCTGGCGCGCCGCTGAAACAAACGTGGCGAAGAGTGAAGCTCAGAAACGCGGCGTTACGTTAAAAATCGCCGACGGTCAGCAAAAACAGGAAAACCAAATTAAAGCGGTGCGTTCATTTGTGGCCCAGGGCGTGGATGCTATTTTCATCGCGCCGGTGGTGGCAACGGGTTGGGAACCGGTGTTGAAAGAAGTCAAAGATGCCGGGATCCCCGTGTTTTTGCTCGATCGTTCCATTGATGTCAAAGACAAATCTCTCTATATGACCACCGTTACCGCCAACAACGTACTGGAAGGGCAACTGATTGGCGACTGGCTGATTAAAGAGGTGAACGGTAAGCCGTGTAATGTGGTGGAACTGCAGGGGACGGTCGGCGCCAGCGTGGCGATAGACCGTAAGAAAGGGTTTGCGGAAGCCATCGCCAAAGCGCCAAACATCAAAATCATTCGCTCGCAGTCTGGCGACTTTACCCGCAGTAAAGGTAAAGAGGTGATGGAAAGCTTTATCAAGGCGGAAAACAACGGCAAAAACATCTGCATGGTGTACGCCCACAACGATGACATGGTGATCGGCGCGATTCAGGCGATTAAAGAAGCGGGTCTGAAGCCAGGTAAAGACATTCTTACCGGGTCTATCGACGGGGTTCCGGATATCTTTAAAGCGATGATGGACGGAGAAGCGAACGCCAGCGTTGAGCTGACGCCGAACATGGCGGGGCCCGCTTTTGACGCGCTGGAGAAATATAAAAAAGACGGCACCATGCCTGAGAAGCTGACCCTGACCAAATCGGTCCTCTACCTGCCAGATACAGCCAAAGAAGAGTTAGAGAAGAAGAAAAAGATGGGCTACTAA